A single genomic interval of Streptomyces showdoensis harbors:
- a CDS encoding helix-turn-helix domain-containing protein, whose protein sequence is MRKNPPPTTYAVFSPERLRMLMERTGTGESINSRQLAKAAHVAHGTIGGLMAGTQRTVPEVKARAIADVLGVDTLVLWVPVERSGRTYIPAQVTA, encoded by the coding sequence ATGCGCAAGAACCCGCCTCCCACCACCTATGCAGTGTTCAGCCCCGAACGGCTCCGCATGCTCATGGAGCGCACCGGCACCGGGGAGTCGATCAACAGCCGCCAGCTGGCAAAGGCCGCCCACGTGGCTCACGGCACCATCGGCGGCCTGATGGCCGGCACCCAGCGCACCGTTCCCGAGGTCAAGGCCCGGGCGATCGCCGACGTCCTCGGCGTCGACACGCTGGTCCTCTGGGTCCCGGTGGAACGCTCGGGCCGCACGTACATCCCTGCGCAGGTGACCGCATGA
- a CDS encoding bifunctional DNA primase/polymerase: MSDEQTTDLRATAAELHAAGLCVLPIKADGTKSPSVRSWMPFKVQRSTPADHDQWFGGGRPGGIAVVYGAVSGHVEMIEFEGLAVREGVLDEVTEVMDASGLGDVWATIQNGWATESPSGGIHYRVHVDGAPVPPNTKLASRLAREDEYTPEERQRVAEKPGTRIVRVLVETRGEGGYGLVEPSGGTVHASGRPYLRAAGGPGTIPTIPADELDAVRSVCRMFDALPKAETQKSAPKSNRPPLPGGGLRPGEDFEQRATWEEILDGVFRPIRSVGGTTYWGWADGARGPKATTGRDPAADRLYVFTTSSEFQAEVPYTKFGAYALLRHGGDHKAAAAELRRQGFGSVPERRRLTPARPVETYSDGSAALDPAYEPEEGEAPDRHLQAVPDRPELDITNEADGLDGVLALMAAGRLPDLYKRSTGPCWVHRDDLGDPVVHQLATDNLRAYLADHVTTYMVRRDAEGTPTEERELLMPKSCGTLLGRKDWPLPLLRGIITSPVVRPDGTLVTAPGYDRATGLFLAPRVPVRRLQQTVTMESLERAKEIVLGQVLADFPWVAPSDRAHYMAALLTPILRPHFHGPTPMFVISATSPGSGKSLLKDLLAHCYGVADTAWPENDTELRKSITTQLYTTGSPVVAFDNLPNGYVMRSSVLSALLTGETWGDRILGATGKVVMRNDRVWVATGNGLRTSADNGRRVMWVRLDPNCPDPDQRDGFTVGDLRPWLRANASTLVAALVTLVRSWLAAGAPLIRTRKGDYSEWATMLAGLLGYLGIGGFNADQGDAALDQDDELAEWTAFLEMWDEQLGRDSIPVGKVIAGLPDHVPRLREGEVPSAKQLGLWLKSRAGRFFGTRKVVRVYDSHKKQNLWRVEAHADRGTGTHEG; encoded by the coding sequence GTGAGTGACGAGCAGACCACAGACCTGCGGGCCACTGCGGCCGAGCTGCACGCCGCAGGTCTGTGCGTCCTCCCGATCAAGGCCGACGGGACCAAGTCCCCGTCCGTCCGCAGCTGGATGCCGTTCAAGGTCCAGCGCAGCACCCCCGCCGACCACGACCAGTGGTTCGGCGGGGGCCGCCCCGGCGGCATCGCCGTCGTCTACGGCGCCGTCTCCGGACACGTCGAGATGATCGAGTTCGAGGGCCTGGCCGTCCGAGAGGGTGTCCTCGACGAGGTCACCGAGGTCATGGACGCGTCCGGCCTCGGCGACGTCTGGGCCACCATCCAGAACGGGTGGGCCACCGAGTCGCCGTCCGGCGGGATCCACTACCGCGTCCACGTGGACGGCGCCCCGGTCCCCCCGAACACCAAGCTCGCCAGCCGCCTCGCCCGCGAGGACGAGTACACCCCCGAGGAGCGGCAGCGCGTCGCCGAGAAGCCCGGCACCCGCATTGTCCGCGTGCTCGTCGAGACGCGAGGCGAGGGCGGCTACGGCCTCGTCGAGCCGTCCGGCGGGACCGTGCATGCCTCCGGCCGGCCGTACCTGCGCGCAGCCGGGGGTCCGGGCACCATCCCGACCATCCCCGCCGACGAGCTGGACGCCGTCCGCTCCGTCTGCCGGATGTTCGACGCCCTGCCGAAGGCCGAGACGCAGAAGAGCGCGCCGAAGAGCAACCGGCCTCCGCTACCCGGCGGCGGCTTGCGCCCCGGCGAGGACTTTGAGCAGCGCGCCACCTGGGAGGAGATCCTCGACGGGGTGTTCCGGCCGATCCGGTCCGTCGGCGGCACCACCTACTGGGGGTGGGCCGACGGCGCCCGCGGGCCGAAGGCGACGACCGGCCGCGACCCGGCCGCCGACCGGCTGTACGTCTTCACGACGTCCTCGGAGTTCCAGGCCGAGGTGCCCTACACCAAGTTCGGCGCCTACGCGCTGCTGCGGCACGGCGGCGACCACAAGGCAGCGGCGGCCGAGCTCCGCCGCCAGGGGTTCGGCTCCGTGCCGGAGCGCCGGCGCCTCACTCCGGCACGACCGGTAGAGACGTATTCCGACGGCTCGGCCGCCCTCGACCCGGCATACGAGCCGGAGGAGGGCGAGGCGCCGGACCGGCACCTGCAGGCTGTCCCGGACCGGCCCGAGCTGGACATCACCAACGAGGCCGACGGCCTCGACGGCGTCCTCGCGCTCATGGCGGCCGGCCGCCTGCCCGACCTCTACAAGAGGTCCACGGGCCCCTGCTGGGTGCACCGGGACGACCTCGGCGACCCGGTCGTCCATCAGCTGGCCACCGACAACCTGCGCGCATACCTCGCGGACCACGTCACCACCTACATGGTGAGGCGGGACGCCGAGGGCACGCCGACCGAGGAACGCGAGCTCCTCATGCCGAAGAGCTGCGGCACCCTGCTCGGCCGGAAGGACTGGCCGCTGCCTCTGCTCCGGGGCATCATCACCTCCCCCGTCGTCCGGCCGGACGGCACCCTCGTCACCGCCCCCGGATACGACCGGGCAACTGGCCTCTTCCTGGCTCCGCGCGTGCCGGTGCGCCGCCTCCAGCAGACCGTCACGATGGAGAGTCTGGAGCGGGCGAAGGAGATCGTCCTCGGGCAGGTCCTGGCCGACTTCCCTTGGGTGGCGCCGTCCGACCGGGCGCACTACATGGCCGCGCTCCTGACGCCGATCCTGCGCCCGCACTTCCACGGGCCTACCCCGATGTTCGTCATCTCCGCGACGTCCCCGGGGTCCGGCAAGTCGCTCCTCAAGGACTTGCTCGCGCACTGCTACGGGGTGGCCGACACGGCGTGGCCGGAGAACGACACCGAGCTCCGGAAGAGCATCACCACGCAGCTCTACACCACCGGGTCACCGGTCGTCGCATTCGACAACCTGCCCAACGGCTACGTGATGCGGAGCTCGGTCCTCTCCGCGCTGCTCACCGGCGAAACATGGGGCGACCGCATCCTCGGCGCCACCGGCAAGGTGGTCATGCGCAACGACCGCGTGTGGGTGGCGACCGGCAACGGCCTCCGGACGAGTGCCGACAATGGCCGCAGGGTCATGTGGGTCCGGCTCGACCCCAACTGCCCGGACCCCGACCAGCGCGACGGCTTCACCGTCGGCGACCTGCGCCCGTGGCTCCGCGCCAACGCGTCCACGCTCGTCGCCGCACTCGTCACGCTTGTCCGGTCCTGGCTCGCCGCCGGGGCCCCGCTCATCCGCACCCGGAAAGGCGACTACTCCGAGTGGGCCACCATGCTCGCCGGCCTCCTCGGGTACCTCGGCATCGGCGGCTTCAACGCCGACCAGGGCGACGCCGCCCTTGACCAGGACGACGAGCTCGCCGAGTGGACTGCCTTCCTAGAGATGTGGGACGAGCAGCTCGGCCGCGACTCGATCCCGGTCGGCAAGGTGATCGCGGGGCTCCCCGATCACGTCCCGCGCCTGCGCGAGGGCGAGGTGCCCTCGGCCAAGCAGCTCGGGCTCTGGCTCAAGTCCCGGGCGGGCCGGTTCTTCGGCACCCGCAAGGTGGTCCGGGTCTACGACTCCCACAAGAAGCAGAACCTGTGGCGGGTCGAGGCCCACGCCGACCGCGGCACCGGCACGCACGAGGGCTGA